A genome region from Drosophila simulans strain w501 chromosome 2R, Prin_Dsim_3.1, whole genome shotgun sequence includes the following:
- the LOC6734108 gene encoding probable V-type proton ATPase subunit D 2 has protein sequence MAKRDILPIFPSRANSVIMKQRVLAARRGVGLLKRKRDAIDMKLRELRRIRFDQDMQGDEAMRNAIFSMAKANLLGADFKPQMVSRSHVATVSLRRTEIKIVGVKLNTLELETKGVGAFPLAGLSCGGMQVSRIRDSYTKALRALVEFASLEYQVRMLEAASLQTNMRVNALEHVVIPVLQNTYNYICGELEEFEREDFYRLKRSQAKQLEAKMAFTELIKTKNMTDEELETYIKRNINQARPPAADTPFDQEQFEEREVKRRVREARLSLKQRREEERKEAVARGEPPPPTSFITTHGASLSFAGRQRDPRASSGDLYSTKRMLLSSVPERKSVISQDTQRRSSQMSKEVVSEEPPEES, from the exons ATGGCCAAACGCGATATCCTGCCCATCTTTCCCTCCCGCGCCAACTCGGTGATCATGAAGCAGCGCGTTTTGGCGGCGAGAAGGGGCGTGGGTCTCCTCAAGCGGAAGCGCGACGCCATCGACATGAAGCTGCGCGAACTGCGGCGCATCCGTTTCGACCAGGACATGCAGGGGGATGAGGCGATGCGCAATGCCATATTCTCGATGGCAAAGGCCAATCTGCTGGGCGCCGATTTCAAGCCGCAGATGGTAAGCCGCAGCCATGTGGCAACCGTATCGCTCCGCCGCACGGAGATCAAAATTGTGGGCGTCAAGCTGAACACCCTGGAGCTGGAGACGAAGGGCGTGGGCGCCTTTCCGCTGGCGGGTCTCAGCTGTGGCGGTATGCAGGTTAGCCGGATTAGGGACTCCTATACGAAGGCACTCAGGGCACTGGTGGAGTTCGCCTCGCTGGAATACCAAGTGCGAATGCTGGAGGCGGCCTCGCTGCAGACCAACATGAGGGTCAATGCTCTGGAGCATGTG GTAATACCCGTCCTGCAAAATACCTATAACTATATATGCGGCGAGTTGGAGGAGTTCGAGCGCGAGGACTTCTATCGCCTGAAACGCTCGCAGGCCAAGCAGCTGGAGGCCAAGATGGCCTTCACCGAGCTGATCAAGACCAAGAACATGACCGACGAGGAGCTGGAGACCTACATAAAGCGAAACATAAATCAGGCGCGTCCTCCAGCGGCCGACACGCCCTTCGATCAGGAGCAGTTCGAGGAGCGGGAGGTCAAGCGGCGCGTGCGGGAGGCCCGTCTGTCCCTGAAGCAGCGCCGCGAGGAGGAGCGGAAGGAGGCCGTCGCGCGGGGCGAGCCCCCACCGCCCACATCCTTTATCACCACCCATGGCGCCTCGTTGAGTTTCGCTGGTCGCCAGCGGGATCCGCGGGCCAGCAGTGGTGATCTGTACAGCACCAAGCGGATGCTCCTCTCCTCTGTGCCGGAAAGGAAGTCGGTCATTAGCCAGGACACTCAGCGCAGGTCCAGCCAGATGTCGAAAGAGGTCGTAAGTGAAGAGCCTCCCGAAGAAAGTTAG
- the LOC6734109 gene encoding calmodulin isoform X1 produces MADQLTEEQIAEFKEAFSLFDKDGDGTITTKELGTVMRSLGQNPTEAELQDMINEVDADGNGTIDFPEFLTMMARKMKDTDSEEEIREAFRVFDKDGNGFISAAELRHVMTNLGEKLTDEEVDEMIREADIDGDGQVNYEEFVTMMTSK; encoded by the exons ATG GCCGATCAGCTGACAGAGGAACAGATCGCCGAGTTCAAAGAGGCATTCTCGCTATTCGACAAAGACGGCGATGGCACCATCACAACAAAGGAGTTGGGCACAGTCATGCGCTCCCTGGGCCAGAATCCCACAGAGGCCGAGCTGCAGGACATGATCAACGAGGTTGATGCCGACG GCAACGGCACAATTGACTTCCCTGAATTCCTTACAATGATGGCACGCAAAATGAAGGACACCGATAGCGAAGAGGAGATCCGGGAAGCCTTCAGAGTGTTCGACAAGGATGGCAACGGCTTCATCTCGGCGGCCGAGTTGCGTCACGTGATGACAAATCTGGGCGAGAAACTCACAGACGAGGAGGTCGATGAGATGATCCGGGAGGCTGATATCGATGGCGACGGTCAGGTCAATTACGAAG AATTCGTGACTATGATGACATCGAAGTGA